Sequence from the Flavobacterium sp. TR2 genome:
GATAGGAGATGTGAGATTCAAGGGAACACTTGAAAACAGATCTATGGCAGGAGTTGCAGTAGAACAAGATACGATTCACTTAAATTTAGAAAATCCGGCAAGTTATGCCAGCTTAATACAGACAACTTTTACAGTTGGAGGAACATTTGCCACTTCAAATTTAAAAACGACTTCTGCATCAGAAAAAGCACAGCGATCTACTTTTGATTATTTGGCATTAGGAATCCCGATGGGGAAATTTGGTGCTTCATTTGGTTTAATTCCTGTGACTTCAGTAGGGTATAAAATTCGTGACGACAATTCTGCAACAGAAGGAGCAACAAGTTCTCAGCTTGACGGAAAAGGTGGCGTAAACAAAGTTTATTTTGGCTTGGCATACAAAATAATGCCGAATTGGAATATTGGAGCAGATGCACAATATAATTTTGGAAAAATTACAACAACAAGCCTTGAAGCTGTTACAGGAGTTCAAAACGGAACAGCCGAAGTTAATACTTCTGAGCTTTCAGGTATGGCATTTAGTTTTGGAACAATGTATCAGAAAAAGATAAACAAAAAAACGAGCATATTTTCTAGTTTAAGTTATTCTTTTGCAAGCAATATCAATTCAGATAATACGCGAGTTATTTCAGTTCAGGGAGATCCTGCACCTTATGTGGTGCCAACGCAGTCAACAAAATTAAAACTTCCTAATAAATTAAGTATTGGTTTGGGGGTTGGTGAAGCCAGAAAGTGGCTTGTAGGAGCAAATATGACTTTTCAAGGAGATGGGCAGTTAGCAAATTATTATAATGCAGCTGAGAATGTAAGATACGAAAGCTATTCTAAATATGCTGTGGGAGGATATTACCTTCCAAACTACACTTCTTTTACAAGTTACATGAGCAGGATTACATATAGAGCTGGTTTGAAATATGAAAAAATTGGTTTAATCGTAAATAACGAATCAATTAAAGATATTGGAATGTCATTGGGAGCTGGTATACCAATTCCAGGGTCATTTTCAAATGTTAATTTTGGGATTGAATTTGGTAAACGCGGTACAACTTCTGCTGATTTAGTGCAAGAAAATTATGTTAATTTCAGTTTGAGTTTCTCTTTCAACGATAAATGGTTTGTGAAGAGCAAATTCCAATAATCAAAACACATTATCTTTTCGAAGCTCATTACAATTTACTACATTTGGCAAATGAATTTACCAAAAAGATATAGTATCCTAGCTGTCACAGTTCTTGCTGTGACACTATTTTTTGGATGCGAAAGTAATTTTAAAGAAGTTCAAAAAATCAATTTCTCAGAATTTGTTCCTGCCAGCGATGCTGATACTGTAAATATTAAATACACAGATTCTGGACGCATTACAGGTGTTTTGATTAGTCCAAAAATGTTAGATTATTCTAATCTTGATTTTCCTTTTACAGAATTTCCTAAAGGAATTGATGTTACATTATACGATAAAAATCAAAAGCGTACCTTTATAAAAGGCAATTATGCGGTTTCGTATAAAAATACAGGAATTATTGATTTGATTGGAAAAGTAAAAATTACTTCAGAAGCAGGACAGGTTTTGGAAACAGAACAATTGTATTTCGATCAGAAAAACGAGTGGTTCTATACCGAAAGAAAATTTAAATTGACCGATACAAAAGGAGTTTCCCATGGTCAGGGAATAGATTTTAGCAAAGATTTTAAAGTGATTAATTCGCAGCGAATAAGTGGCGAAATAGAATCCGACGAAGAATTATAATATTATGGGTTATTTAAAATATACACAATACGTTTACATCCTTTTTGCACTTTTCTTTACTTATGATGGAATTGTGAAACTAAATGCAGGAGATGAGAGCTATCCTTTTTATTTCGTAATTGCAGGAATGGCTGTTTTTATGTTTTTCTTTAGGAGAAGATTTCTTAACAGGCATAATGACCGAAACAAAAAACAATAAAAAATGGAAATTAGTATTATAATCATATGTTTAATACTAGCTGCCTTTTTCTCTGGGATGGAAATCGCTTTCACATCCGCTAATAAAATTTATCTCGAAATTGAAAAGAAACAAGACGATTTCTTGTCTCGAATCTTAACAAAACTAACCGAAAATCCGTCTAAGTTTATTGCCGCCATGCTTATTGGCAACAATGTAGCGTTGGTGATTTACGGTTTTTTTATGGGCGATCTAATCTTGGGTTGGATGGCATATTTTGGTTTTGTTTTTTCCGATTGGTGGAATATTCTTATTCAGACGCTTCTTGCCGCATTTATAGTTTTACTGACTTCAGAATTTTTTCCGAAAGTTTTTTTCCAGATTTATGCCAATTCTTTGATTAAAATTTTGGCTCTTCCGGCTTATTTTTTTTACCGATTATTCTATTACATTTCCACTTTCTTTATTTGGATTGCCGATTTTGTGTTAAGTAAATTTTTTAAGACAGAAGGAAGTCAAATTCATTTGTTTAGCCGAATTGAACTCGGAAATTACATTACAGAACAAATGAGCACTGTTGAAGAAGATGAAGAAGTAGATTCTGAAATTCAGATTTTTCAGAATGCTTTAGAGTTTTCAAATGTAAAGGCGCGTGATATTATGACGCCCCGAACAGAAATTGTAGATATCGATTTGTTTGATACTGTCGAGGATCTTAAAGCGTTATTTATAGAAACAGGATATTCTAAGATCATCGTAAGCCAGAATTCTTTGGATGATATTGTGGGTTACGTTCATTCATTCGATTTGTTTAAAAAACCAGCTACTATCAAATCGGTTTTAATGACAGTTGAGTTTGTTCCTGAAACAATCTTAATTAAAGATGTTTTGAATTTATTGATCAAAAAGCGAAAAAACGTTGCAGTTGTTTTAGATGAGTACGGAGGAACTTCTGGAATTGTAACAATTGAGGATATCGTAGAAGAGCTTTTTGGAGAAATTGAAGACGAACATGATTTAGACGAAGAATTAGTTGAAGAAGAAATGGGAGAAGGCAAATATTTGTTCTCAACACGATTGGATGTCGAATATCTGAATGAGACTTATAAATTAATGATCCCAGAGGAGGATTCTTATGGAACATTAGGCGGTTTTATTGTTAATCATACAAAAGAAATCCCGCAAAAAGGGGATAAAATCGTAATAGACAAGTTTCATTTTTCTATTGTAGAGGCTTCAAATAAGAAAATAGAACTAGTCAAATTGACAATTAAAGACTGATTTTTTAAATTAATAAAAAAAAATGTTGAAAATAAAACGCTAGTTGTATTGTTATTAACTAGATAATTGTATTTTCGCAAACTGAATATAAAATTAACGATAATAAAATGGCAGTTTTAGCAAAAATTAGACAGCGTTCCGCTTTATTGATAG
This genomic interval carries:
- a CDS encoding hemolysin family protein; amino-acid sequence: MEISIIIICLILAAFFSGMEIAFTSANKIYLEIEKKQDDFLSRILTKLTENPSKFIAAMLIGNNVALVIYGFFMGDLILGWMAYFGFVFSDWWNILIQTLLAAFIVLLTSEFFPKVFFQIYANSLIKILALPAYFFYRLFYYISTFFIWIADFVLSKFFKTEGSQIHLFSRIELGNYITEQMSTVEEDEEVDSEIQIFQNALEFSNVKARDIMTPRTEIVDIDLFDTVEDLKALFIETGYSKIIVSQNSLDDIVGYVHSFDLFKKPATIKSVLMTVEFVPETILIKDVLNLLIKKRKNVAVVLDEYGGTSGIVTIEDIVEELFGEIEDEHDLDEELVEEEMGEGKYLFSTRLDVEYLNETYKLMIPEEDSYGTLGGFIVNHTKEIPQKGDKIVIDKFHFSIVEASNKKIELVKLTIKD
- the lptC gene encoding LPS export ABC transporter periplasmic protein LptC; protein product: MNLPKRYSILAVTVLAVTLFFGCESNFKEVQKINFSEFVPASDADTVNIKYTDSGRITGVLISPKMLDYSNLDFPFTEFPKGIDVTLYDKNQKRTFIKGNYAVSYKNTGIIDLIGKVKITSEAGQVLETEQLYFDQKNEWFYTERKFKLTDTKGVSHGQGIDFSKDFKVINSQRISGEIESDEEL